Genomic window (Cardiocondyla obscurior isolate alpha-2009 linkage group LG06, Cobs3.1, whole genome shotgun sequence):
ATGAATATGCATTGCAAGGTAATATGTTTTGTATTCTgctaataatatatattctgACTTTAAtcttgcattttttataagtaatattttattttattgtttttttagtTCTAAGGGATAAGATAAACAATGAGTACagaaagtataaaaatgtcaCGAATCAAGCGGCAATTGAAGAggtatttttgttttaagcATGTAAAATACATGATTAAAATgtgaaactttattaaaacaagAAAACTAAATTATATGCTGTTGTTTCAGTTAAACAAATTTGCTCAGGAAGTTGAACATGAAGTACGAACGACTGTCATACAAGCAATTGAAACAGAGCCTGGAAAAGTAGGTAATTATCATGATTTT
Coding sequences:
- the LOC139103699 gene encoding complex III assembly factor LYRM7-like isoform X3, which codes for MTDPLRREVLRVFKKLHRTRLNTFEGDEYALQVLRDKINNEYRKYKNVTNQAAIEELNKFAQEVEHEVRTTVIQAIETEPGKHYDLLRMFW
- the LOC139103699 gene encoding complex III assembly factor LYRM7-like isoform X2; this encodes MTDPLRREVLRVFKKLHRTRLNTFEGDEYALQVLRDKINNEYRKYKNVTNQAAIEELNKFAQEVEHEVRTTVIQAIETEPGKVALRLTSDVLVDNVPYKDQKNNKSGNKSKD